In Caldicellulosiruptor morganii, the following proteins share a genomic window:
- a CDS encoding FmdB family zinc ribbon protein, with amino-acid sequence MPFYDLRCKECGEEFNTWASIQQRENKEIECPNCHSRELEPVFKNVNFIVSSKSYDSGSSCSSGCCGGSCGF; translated from the coding sequence ATGCCATTTTATGATTTGAGATGCAAAGAATGTGGAGAAGAATTTAATACATGGGCATCCATCCAGCAGAGGGAAAACAAAGAAATTGAGTGTCCAAACTGTCACAGCCGCGAGCTTGAGCCTGTTTTCAAAAATGTCAACTTTATTGTATCTTCAAAATCATACGACAGTGGCTCTTCATGCTCAAGTGGATGTTGTGGAGGATCCTGCGGATTTTAA